In the Quercus lobata isolate SW786 chromosome 5, ValleyOak3.0 Primary Assembly, whole genome shotgun sequence genome, one interval contains:
- the LOC115990116 gene encoding putative disease resistance protein RGA4: MDKASINLSNCKKFASITVQEAKQEIRLVIGVDEEVRKLEGNLRTIQAVLDDAEKRQLMDGAVKLWLKRLKDVSYEMDNVLDEWNTAMIKSEIEKQEKAESSPILKKKVCSFIPSSLCFFRQFKKLGLRHDIAHKIKELSENLDELHKESARFGFRIFLNRDTEVVARPKTTSLIDVSKICGRDEEWSELVSNLLGKGSQEEKSPHVIS; this comes from the exons ATGGATAAAGCAAGCATCAATCTTTCAAACTGCAAAAAG TTTGCTTCAATCACTGTTCAGGAGGCTAAACAAGAGATAAGGTTGGTCATTGGTGTTGATGAAGAAGTTCGAAAGCTTGAAGGCAATCTCCGAACTATCCAGGCGGTGCTTGACGATGCTGAGAAAAGACAGCTGATGGATGGAGCTGTCAAGCTTTGGTTAAAAAGGCTCAAAGACGTATCCTACGAGATGGACAATGTACTGGACGAGTGGAACACTGCAATGATCAAATCAGaaattgaaaaacaagaaaaagctGAAAGCTCCCCTATTCTAAAGAAGAAGGTATGCTCTTTCATCCCTTcctctttgtgtttttttcgtCAATTTAAAAAACTTGGTTTGCGTCACGATATTGctcacaaaataaaagaactgAGTGAAAACTTAGATGAGCTTCACAAAGAGAGTGCCAGGTTCGGGTTTAGGATTTTCTTGAATAGGGATACTGAAGTAGTTGCTCGACCAAAAACTACCTCCCTTATTGATGTGTCTAAAATATGTGGTCGTGATGAGGAATGGAGTGAGCTAGTGAGCAACCTCTTGGGCAAGGGTAGCCAAGAAGAAAAGAGCCCCCATGTCATCTCCTGA
- the LOC115989027 gene encoding uncharacterized protein LOC115989027: protein MAACASTAVRQPPPGGNKTSSFLFLGHIRRFARDYIRDFKNLTSMPSAPVRTAPRGWRPLANDVWKINFDGAMFGESDEAGIGVIIRDCRGEVKAALSEKIKKPPTVDVLELMAAKRAMTFSLETRTYRAMLEGDSALVIKAIQLGGWEFAQGGHLIHDISTLKNSFQSISFSHIVRQGNAVANAFSPES from the exons ATGGCGGCTTGTGCTTCCACCGCTGTTCGACAGCCACCAcctg GAGGAAATAAAACctcctcttttttgtttttgggacaTATCAGGAGATTCGCTCGTGACTACATCCGTGATTTTAAAAATCTGACTAGTATGCCTTCTGCACCAGTTCGCACTGCTCCTCGAGGATGGCGTCCACTTGCAAATGATGTTTGGAAGATAAACTTTGATGGCGCAATGTTTGGTGAGTCCGATGAAGCTGGAATTGGTGTGATTATTCGAGATTGTAGGGGTGAAGTCAAGGCTGCTCTTTCCGAAAAGATAAAAAAGCCTCCTACCGTGGATGTACTGGAACTGATGGCTGCAAAGAGAGCGATGACTTTTTCCCTTGAAACAAGAACTTATAGAGCTATGCTTGAAGGAGATTCTGCCTTAGTGATCAAAGCAATTCAGCTCGGTGGCTGGGAATTCGCGCAGGGGGGTCACCTCATCCACGACATCTCTACGTTAAAAAACTCTTTTCAGagtatttctttctctcatattGTACGGCAAGGTAATGCAGTTGCAAATGCCTTTAGCCCAGAGAGCTAG
- the LOC115989473 gene encoding uncharacterized protein LOC115989473 isoform X1, translating into MQVSDMRALRLIFYTKTQRLQRLNPSIPNSLSSFPQFSRHFLHSTPSLHHSNSTAETAPRAWSIYDPAPGTDGNGNAKKPNLDIVGNKKKAKARFSWVCADCGHSDGQWWGTCRECNAVGTLKRFSEGGSAEVSEGKTWLSRKAGESRPMRLTDVNRGINQLNWRIPLHGPFGNEVSRVLGGGIVPGSLVLVGGDPGVGKSTLLLQIAAMIAERNDLGQPAPVVYVSGEESVEQIGNRADRLSIGADELFLYSNTEIEDILGKSQPLSPRVIIVDSIQTVYLEGVAGSAGGPAQVKECTSALLRFAKKTNIPILLIGHVTKSGDLAGPHVLEHIVDVVLYMEGEKYSSYRLLRSLKNRFGSTDELGVFEMSQSGLQAVSNPSEMFLSDQYSDSEYLAGLAVAVIMDGSRTFLIEVQALCASGSIASRQVNGIQASRADMIISVLMKQTGLKLQENAIFLNVVSGVKLSETAGDLAVAAAICSSFLEFPIPNNIAFIGEVGLGGELRTVPRMEKRVNTVAKLGYKMCIVPTSAEKSLGSHGFEGMEIIGCRNLKEVINTVFRAH; encoded by the exons aTGCAAGTCTCAGACATGAGAGCTCTAAGACTCATCTTCTACACCAAAACCCAGAGACTGCAACGCCTCAATCCTTCGATTCCCAATTCACTCTCTTCTTTTCCCCAATTTTCCCGCCACTTCCTTCACTCCACTCCCTCTCTCCACCATTCCAACTCCACCGCCGAAACCGCCCCTCGCGCTTGGTCTATTTACGACCCTGCCCCTGGCACCGACGGAAATGGGAATGCGAAGAAGCCCAATTTGGACATAGTCGGGAACAAGAAGAAAGCGAAGGCGAGATTCTCTTGGGTCTGCGCCGATTGCGGCCACTCCGACGGGCAGTGGTGGGGCACGTGCCGCGAGTGCAATGCCGTTGGTACCTTGAAGCGGTTCTCGGAAGGTGGATCAGCTGAGGTTTCCGAGGGGAAGACGTGGCTCTCGCGCAAGGCCGGAGAGTCGCGGCCGATGCGGTTGACGGACGTCAATCGAGGGATCAATCAGTTGAATTGGCGAATTCCACT GCACGGACCCTTTGGAAATGAGGTTTCTAGGGTGCTTGGTGGTGGTATTGTACCAG gTTCTTTGGTTTTAGTTGGTGGTGATCCTGGAGTTGGCAAGAGTACGCTGTTGTTGCAG ATTGCTGCTATGATAGCTGAAAGGAATGATCTTGGTCAACCAGCACCAGTCGTGTATGTTTCTGGTGAAGAG AGTGTTGAGCAAATTGGAAACAGAGCTGACCGTTTGAGTATAGGAGCGGATGAACTTTTCTTATATTCTAATACTGAGATTGAG GACATATTAGGGAAAAGTCAGCCCCTCTCACCTCGGGTTATAATTGTCGATTCAATTCAAACTGTTTATTTAGAAGGTGTGGCTGGAAGTGCTGGAGGGCCTGCACAG GTGAAGGAATGCACATCAGCCTTGCTGCGTTTTGCGAAGAAGACTAACATCCCCATTCTTTTG ATTGGACATGTGACAAAATCCGGAGATTTAGCAGGACCTCATGTCTTGGAGCACATTGTTGATGTTGTTTTATATATGGAA GGGGAGAAATACTCATCCTATCGTTTGCTTAGATCTCTGAAGAATCGTTTCGGATCCACCGATGAG CTTGGAGTATTTGAAATGTCACAATCCGGGCTGCAAGCTGTTTCGAACCCCAGTGAGATGTTTTTAAGTGATCAGTACTCAGATTCAGAGTATTTAGCTGGACTAGCTGTGGCTGTGATTATGGATGGATCTCGAACTTTCCTAATTGAAGTTCAG GCATTATGTGCATCTGGGTCAATAGCTTCAAGGCAAGTTAATGGCATTCAAGCAAGCAGAGCTGACATGATTATTTCT GTTCTGATGAAGCAAACTGGCCTCAAGCTTCAAGAGAAT GCAATCTTTTTAAATGTTGTTAGTGGGGTGAAGCTGAGTGAGACTGCTGGGGATCTTGCAGTAGCGGCAGCAATTTGTAGCAG TTTTTTGGAGTTTCCTATTCCAAACAATATTGCGTTCATTGGTGAAGTTGGACTTGGCGGTGAGCTTCGCACG GTACCTAGAATGGAGAAAAGGGTAAACACAGTGGCAAAACTGGGCTATAAAATGTGTATTGTTCCCACATCAGCTGAGAAATCTTTAGGATCTCATGGTTTTGAAGGAATGGAAATCATAGGCTGCAGGAATCTGAAAGAGGTTATTAACACCGTGTTCAGGGCACactga
- the LOC115989473 gene encoding uncharacterized protein LOC115989473 isoform X2, which yields MQVSDMRALRLIFYTKTQRLQRLNPSIPNSLSSFPQFSRHFLHSTPSLHHSNSTAETAPRAWSIYDPAPGTDGNGNAKKPNLDIVGNKKKAKARFSWVCADCGHSDGQWWGTCRECNAVGTLKRFSEGGSAEVSEGKTWLSRKAGESRPMRLTDVNRGINQLNWRIPLHGPFGNEVSRVLGGGIVPGSLVLVGGDPGVGKSTLLLQIAAMIAERNDLGQPAPVVYVSGEESVEQIGNRADRLSIGADELFLYSNTEIEDILGKSQPLSPRVIIVDSIQTVYLEGVAGSAGGPAQVKECTSALLRFAKKTNIPILLIGHVTKSGDLAGPHVLEHIVDVVLYMEGEKYSSYRLLRSLKNRFGSTDELGVFEMSQSGLQAVSNPSEMFLSDQYSDSEYLAGLAVAVIMDGSRTFLIEVQALCASGSIASRQVNGIQASRADMIISVSNVNIKGCLK from the exons aTGCAAGTCTCAGACATGAGAGCTCTAAGACTCATCTTCTACACCAAAACCCAGAGACTGCAACGCCTCAATCCTTCGATTCCCAATTCACTCTCTTCTTTTCCCCAATTTTCCCGCCACTTCCTTCACTCCACTCCCTCTCTCCACCATTCCAACTCCACCGCCGAAACCGCCCCTCGCGCTTGGTCTATTTACGACCCTGCCCCTGGCACCGACGGAAATGGGAATGCGAAGAAGCCCAATTTGGACATAGTCGGGAACAAGAAGAAAGCGAAGGCGAGATTCTCTTGGGTCTGCGCCGATTGCGGCCACTCCGACGGGCAGTGGTGGGGCACGTGCCGCGAGTGCAATGCCGTTGGTACCTTGAAGCGGTTCTCGGAAGGTGGATCAGCTGAGGTTTCCGAGGGGAAGACGTGGCTCTCGCGCAAGGCCGGAGAGTCGCGGCCGATGCGGTTGACGGACGTCAATCGAGGGATCAATCAGTTGAATTGGCGAATTCCACT GCACGGACCCTTTGGAAATGAGGTTTCTAGGGTGCTTGGTGGTGGTATTGTACCAG gTTCTTTGGTTTTAGTTGGTGGTGATCCTGGAGTTGGCAAGAGTACGCTGTTGTTGCAG ATTGCTGCTATGATAGCTGAAAGGAATGATCTTGGTCAACCAGCACCAGTCGTGTATGTTTCTGGTGAAGAG AGTGTTGAGCAAATTGGAAACAGAGCTGACCGTTTGAGTATAGGAGCGGATGAACTTTTCTTATATTCTAATACTGAGATTGAG GACATATTAGGGAAAAGTCAGCCCCTCTCACCTCGGGTTATAATTGTCGATTCAATTCAAACTGTTTATTTAGAAGGTGTGGCTGGAAGTGCTGGAGGGCCTGCACAG GTGAAGGAATGCACATCAGCCTTGCTGCGTTTTGCGAAGAAGACTAACATCCCCATTCTTTTG ATTGGACATGTGACAAAATCCGGAGATTTAGCAGGACCTCATGTCTTGGAGCACATTGTTGATGTTGTTTTATATATGGAA GGGGAGAAATACTCATCCTATCGTTTGCTTAGATCTCTGAAGAATCGTTTCGGATCCACCGATGAG CTTGGAGTATTTGAAATGTCACAATCCGGGCTGCAAGCTGTTTCGAACCCCAGTGAGATGTTTTTAAGTGATCAGTACTCAGATTCAGAGTATTTAGCTGGACTAGCTGTGGCTGTGATTATGGATGGATCTCGAACTTTCCTAATTGAAGTTCAG GCATTATGTGCATCTGGGTCAATAGCTTCAAGGCAAGTTAATGGCATTCAAGCAAGCAGAGCTGACATGATTATTTCTGTAAGCAATG TGAACATAAAAGGTTGCCTTAAATGA
- the LOC115989552 gene encoding putative disease resistance protein RGA3: MGGMGKTTLAQLAYNDVDVQAHFETLIWVCVSDRFDQIRVAKAIIESIDRKSPDITELQNLVNRICDLIRGKKFFLVLDDVWSEKPNDWEPFELALKFGAQGSRILITTRKEGVAKMVNSAYTINLEVLSNEDSWLICSQMASVDRDDEQLGKLGRELANKCKGLPLAAKILGSVMGSQRSRQKWKNILDSNLWELKEVKKGIFLGPLLFSYNELPSAIKQCFLYCANFPKDYRFSRNELVYQWMAHGYLGLESNMEDMGESYFEKLVMHSFFQDFKKDDNDDDEIIRCNMHDMVHDFAQFMSTNECVTIDGDKELGTDCKSARHLTLELKEETQFPVSIYSAKNLRTLFLRTPYFGRMVFSSDLFQHLTCLRSLNLKDSSFEKLPNEVEKLKHLRLLNLSCSNITELPEMMCNLCNLQTLDISGCGQIMKLPQGMGKLIKLRHLLIDWCDELTEPFPKGIGRLSSLRTLNRFIIGGLNNFGECKLGDLKNLVHLKGSLGIEGLENVTDVQEAENAQLKNKIHLRKLRLVFGGEAENRRGETDELVLNALEPHPDLESLSIHYYGGTGYPNWVMSLTNLKKLVLDYCNKLEQLPPLGKLRFLESLEIWGSDSMKKVDVEFLGIESNRKKDEEMASTSTSSLILFPNLKSLFFESMFEWEEWDGMGESGVSESVLILIMPRLRVLTICQCPKLKSLPNFLEKTSLEELTIDCRISNWMTLACHLPGLKSLRCDNLNSGEHFPTLGKPLFLESLTICDAESVKKVGFEFLGIEESKIDEEKGSTSSSLSSLVLFPNLKSLSFWRLKEWEEWDGIGGTMREEEAQDSGVTITIMPRLQELRIHNCPKLKSLPDFLPTTPLKNLDIEYSPILSECCKTEIGDQWPKISHIPNISIYGGTV, translated from the coding sequence ATGGGAGGTATGGGAAAAACAACTCTTGCCCAACTAGCCTACAATGATGTTGATGTGCAGGCCCATTTTGAAACACTAATATGGGTATGTGTTTCTGATCGTTTTGATCAGATTAGGGTTGCCAAAGCAATCATTGAATCTATTGATCGTAAATCCCCTGACATTACTGAATTGCAAAATCTAGTAAATAGAATTTGTGATTTGATAAGAGGAAAGaagttttttcttgttttagatGACGTGTGGtctgaaaaacccaatgattgggaGCCATTCGAACTTGCACTCAAATTTGGTGCTCAAGGTAGTAGAATTTTGATCACCACACGTAAGGAGGGAGTTGCAAAGATGGTAAATAGTGCTTATACCATCAATTTGGAGGTACTGTCTAATGAAGACAGCTGGTTGATATGCAGTCAAATGGCATCTGTTGACAGAGATGATGAGCAACTAGGAAAACTTGGTCGAGAACTAGCAAATAAGTGTAAGGGCTTGCCACTAGCTGCAAAGATTCTAGGGAGTGTCATGGGCAGCCAAAGAAGTAGGCAAAAATGGAAGAACATTTTGGACAGTAATTTATGGGAAttaaaagaagttaaaaaggGCATTTTTTTAGGACcattattatttagttataatgAGTTGCCATCAGCAATAAAACAATGCTTCTTGTATTGTGCTAACTTTCCAAAGGATTATCGCTTTTCTAGAAATGAGTTGGTCTACCAATGGATGGCACATGGATATTTGGGCTTGGAATCTAATATGGAGGATATGGGAGAAAGTTACTTTGAAAAATTAGTTATGCACTCCTTCTTCCAAGATTTTAAGAaagatgacaatgatgatgatgagataATAAGATGCAACATGCATGATATGGTTCATGACTTCGCCCAATTTATGTCAACAAATGAATGCGTCACAATTGATGGTGACAAAGAGTTGGGGACAGATTGTAAAAGTGCTCGTCATTTGACATTAGAATTAAAGGAGGAAACACAATTTCCTGTATCTATCTATAGTGCAAAAAATCTACGGACTCTTTTTCTACGAACTCCTTATTTTGGAAGAATGGTCTTCTCATCTGATTTATTCCAGCATTTGACATGCCTCCGGTCATTGAATTTGAAAGATAGTTCCTTTGAGAAACTTCCAAATGAAgtggaaaaattaaaacatttaagATTGCTCAATTTATCATGTTCTAACATTACAGAATTACCTGAAATGATGtgtaatttatgtaatttacaAACATTGGATATTAGTGGTTGTGGTCAAATTATGAAATTACCCCAAGGAATGGGTAAACTAATTAAATTGAGACATCTTCTTATTGATTGGTGTGATGAATTGACCGAACCCTTTCCAAAAGGGATTGGAAGATTGAGTTCTCTCAGAACATTAAACAGATTCATAATAGGTGGTCTGAACAATTTTGGAGAATGTAAACTTGGAGATTTGAAGAATCTAGTCCACCTTAAAGGGTCTCTTGGGATAGAAGGCCTGGAAAACGTAACAGATGTACAAGAGGCTGAAAATGCACAACTAAAAAATAAGATACACCTCCGTAAGTTGAGATTAGTGTTTGGTGGGGAAGCTGAGAATAGAAGAGGGGAGACTGATGAATTAGTTCTTAATGCGTTGGAGCCACATCCAGACTTGGAGAGTTTATCGATTCATTACTACGGGGGTACAGGGTATCCTAATTGGGTGATGTCTTTGACCAATTTGAAAAAGCTTGTGCTTGATTACTGCAATAAGTTAGAGCAATTGCCTCCTCTGGGGAAGCTGCGTTTCCTCGAATCATTAGAAATATGGGGTTCGGATAGTATGAAAAAGGTGGATGTTGAATTTTTGGGAATAGAATCCAATAGGAAGAAGGATGAGGAGATGgcatcaacatcaacatcatcactTATCTTATTCCCTAATTtgaaatctctcttttttgagtCTATGTTTGAGTGGGAAGAATGGGATGGGATGGGAGAAAGTGGTGTTTCAGAATCAGTTCTAATTCTAATTATGCCACGTCTTCGGGTTTTGACAATTTGCCAGTGCCCAAAGCTAAAGTCACTGCCCAACTTCCTCGAGAAAACTTCGTTAGAGGAATTGACTATCGATTGTCGAATTTCCAATTGGATGACGTTGGCATGCCATTTACCCGGATTGAAATCACTTAGATGTGACAATCTGAATAGCGGAGAGCATTTTCCCACTTTGGGGAAGCCGCTGTTCCTCGAATCATTAACGATATGTGATGCGGAAAGTGTGAAAAAGGTGGGCTTTGAATTTTTGGGAATAGAAGAATCCAAGATAGACGAAGAGAAGGgatcaacatcatcatcattatcttcaCTTGTCTTATTCCCTAATTTAAAGTCCCTCTCATTTTGGAGGTTGAAAGAGTGGGAAGAATGGGATGGGATTGGAGGAACaatgagagaagaagaagcacaaGATAGTGGTGTTACTATCACTATTATGCCACGTCTTCAGGAATTGCGAATTCATAATTGCCCCAAGCTGAAATCGCTGCCAGACTTCCTTCCTACAACTCCCTTAAAGAATCTGGATATCGAATATAGTCCAATTCTCAGTGAATGTTGCAAAACAGAGATAGGAGATCAATGGCCCAAGATTTCTCACATACCCAACATCAGCATTTATGGAGGAACTGTGTGA